The proteins below come from a single Tigriopus californicus strain San Diego chromosome 3, Tcal_SD_v2.1, whole genome shotgun sequence genomic window:
- the LOC131877864 gene encoding CD9 antigen-like, with product MSLRGCFGCLKFLVFVVNFLFWLFGLGVMAVSLWLLFDQQLYLQSIGAHQTDYYIGTYIILGIGGIMTLVGFLGCCGAWKESTWMLGTFFILLIFIFIGEIAVGALIYLQEAPYKDVISRSVEATVKRKYHSNSTATTQTFDLIQEGLRCCGHNEPLDWARSVYNGHSQDQLREIGIPHNSKTPTNNGITIFNIPESCCKLPSTADCFAAVTKVEPGRIPSDKIYTKGCSEALIDFVDLHFIYLIAVGGGVVVLQLIGMVFSLCLCCALRRIEDFKA from the exons ATGTCGTTACGAGGATGCTTCGGATGCCTGAAGTTTCTCGTCTTTGTGGTCAACTTCCTTTTCTGGCTCTTTG GCTTGGGTGTCATGGCGGTGAGCTTGTGGCTTTTATTTGATCAACAGCTCTATCTACAAAGTATTGGCGCTCATCAAACCGATTACTATATTGGCACCTACATCATCCTGGGAATTGGAGGAATCATGACGCTTGTCG ggTTTCTCGGCTGTTGTGGCGCTTGGAAGGAATCCACTTGGATGCTTGGCACC TTCTTCATCCTCttgatcttcattttcattggggAGATTGCGGTCGGGGCGCTAATTTACTTGCAAGAGGCCCCCTATAAAGATGTCATTAGTCGGAGCGTGGAGGCCACTGTCAAGCGAAAGTATCATAGCAACTCCACAGCCACGACGCAAACTTTCGATCTGATTCAAGAAGGG CTTCGTTGCTGCGGCCACAATGAGCCTTTGGATTGGGCCCGATCTGTATACAATGGCCATTCTCAAGACCAGTTACGAGAAATTGGGATCCCACATAACTCGAAAACGCCTACTAATAATGGGATCAcgattttcaatattcctGAGTCATGCTGCAAGCTCCCTTCAACGGCAGATTGTTTTGCGGCCGTCACGAAAGTGGAACCCGGTCGAATTCCTTCCGACAAGATATATACCAAG GGTTGCTCTGAAGCGCTCATTGATTTCGTGGATCTACATTTCATCTATCTAATTGCCGTTGGAGGAGGCGTGGTGGTTCTCCAATTGATTGGCATGGTCTTCAGCCTTTGCCTGTGCTGTGCCTTAAGGCGAATTGAAGACTTCAAAGCTTAG
- the LOC131877515 gene encoding HORMA domain-containing protein 2-like produces MATVMSPPSSRVVQSKLETTNWGQTFPVDLQTREASLKLVKKLLAVGVSTVLYLRSNIPESAYNNCQVDDLNLRILNAASESRPARKITSWIRNAVEAIEKGFLAKLTLGMYRDSNRPEEAYETYVFEFEYVGSDKAPRMAFNSKAGMLEEGNVIFSDTRHMFRQIILLTQNLPPLPLGMYMTILLTYNDHAPLDYNPPGYKTGDLEFEVEKINQPSIMGTVTTRHHRFKTLVHSGGLVEQSSPISSQKTVVTEQKKRSVTPKSTKESLPPSPSSQTEFQDAAQLTSSGSDPGTKSIISNSQPSQHLRHRVQASGDIVATKRNRWEPKLMGLDEPQTPVKKLKRPRMANCMASEVKDDHPEEAY; encoded by the exons ATGGCCACTGTAATGTCTCCCCCATCTTCTCGGGTCGTTCAATCCAAGTTGGAGACCACCAATTGGGGTCAAACTTTTCCCGTGGACCTTCAAACCCGGGAAGCCAGTCTGAAGTTGGTCAAAAAGTTGTTGGCCGTTGGCGTGTCCACCGTTTTGTACTTGCGCTCGAATATCCCAG AAAGCGCATACAACAATTGCCAAGTGGACGACTTAAATCTACGCATCTTGAACGCGGCTTCTGAGAGTCGTCCGGCCAGAAAGATTACCTCTTGGATTCGAAACGCTGTCGAAGCCAttgaaaaaggctttttaGCCAAACTGACTTTAGGGATGTATAGGGATTCCAATCGTCCAGAAGAAGCTTATGAGACGTACGTTTTTGAATTTGAGTATGTTGGTTCGGACAAGGCCCCAAGAATGGCCTTCAATTCCAAAGCAGGCATGTTAGAGGAAGGCAACGTCATTTTTTCGGACACGAGGCACATGTTTCGTCAGATCATTCTTCTAACTCAAAACCTCCCACCGTTACCATTGGGCATGTATATGACAATCCTCTTAACTTACAATGATCACGCTCCTTTGGATTACAATCCTCCGGGCTACAAAACGGGCGACCTGGAGTTTGAGGTCGAAAAAATAAACCAACCTTCCATTATGGGCACCGTCACCACTCGGCATCATAGGTTCAAAACCCTGGTCCATTCTGGAGGTTTGGTTGAGCAAAGTTCACCGATTTCAAGTCAGAAAACCGTGGTAACGGAGCAAAAAAAACGTTCGGTCACGCCTAAATCTACCAAGGAGAGTTTACCTCCCTCACCTTCTTCTCAGACTGAGTTTCAAGATGCGGCTCAATTGACTTCCTCC GGATCAGATCCTGGAACCAAAAGCATCATATCTAACTCCCAACCTTCTCAACATTTGAGGCACCGGGTTCAGGCAAGCGGAGATATAGTTGCAACAAAGCGAAACCGTTGGGAACCCAAATTAATGGGATTGGATGAACCCCAAACTCCAGTGAAAAAACTAAAAAGACCTCGTATGGCCAATTGTATGGCTAGTGAGGTGAAAGATGACCATCCCGAGGAAGCTTACTGA
- the LOC131877897 gene encoding uncharacterized protein LOC131877897 yields MLKDLHSRLPYWVRRRVSFQQRTATCLMIAAVVAAVFVMVQLAIFMYVKQYEQYQADLMGKVQKMMVNLKASSGQTPVQSQEGRRFSGAAMPGVPLDQRMLYTADKDQAFHCFQSGRQIPFDQVNDDYCDCPEDGSDEPSTNACALGSFACSQDDRRIPQSRVNDGICDCCDGSDEYRAKIWPDPLPDKVQLKLGRFQSPCSNHC; encoded by the exons ATGTTGAAAGATCTGCATTCGCGTTTACCCTATTGGGTGAGACGGCGGGTGTCGTTCCAACAACGGACCGCCACTTGTCTCATGATCGCCGCCGTGGTGGCCGCCGTCTTTGTCATGGTCCAATTGGCCATCTTTATGTACGTGAAGCAGTACGAACAATATCAGGCCGATCTCATGGGCAAAGTCCAGAAGATGATGGTCAACTTGAAGGCTAGCTCCGGCCAAACGCCGGTTCAAAGTCAGGAAGGCCGTCGATTTAGCGGTGCTGCCATGCCCGGGGTGCCCCTGGATCAGCGGATGTTGTACACGGCTGATAAAGACCAAgcatttcattgctttcaaagtGGGCGTCAGATCCCATTTGATCAG GTCAACGATGATTACTGTGATTGTCCCGAGGATGGTTCTGATGAGCCCTCGACTAACGCTTGTGCCTTGGGATCCTTTGCTTGCTCCCAAGATGATCGACGGATACCGCAAAGTCGTGTCAATGATGGGATCTGCGATTGTTGTGATGGCTCAGATGAGTATCGAGCCAAAATCTGGCCCGACCCTTTACCGGATAAAGTTCAACTCAAACTTGGGCGCTTCCAATCCCCATGCTCCAACCATTGTTAG
- the LOC131877895 gene encoding solute carrier organic anion transporter family member 4A1-like, translated as MDLADIAEGGITNPAFLDPQESPKGRKKVDRFGIAENRVQPTTIEDVVEEENQLIKNNCNLFRLIPLPCFRIFLKPQWILVFLCWASTIQGMVVNGCVNVVISTIEKRFGLQSALSGLIAGSYDIGSMLAVIPVTYFGGRLGSSKPRYISSGLLLMGLGSLVFALPHFLTDRYEFEVDADGLANPLDFCTPGDKDTGKCDAKKFVSDLSNFKYFFLLGQFLHGVGAAPLITLGTTLLDDSVSKKSSPLYIGIFQTMFVIGPAIGFIMGGHFLGSYTDFDVLDSDEVIQITAQSPLWIGAWWVGFVIAWVCAWSCALFLGCYPGVLPGSEHHNEVKDSDGFSTLKQLPKAIYVLLTNPTYMFINLGSAMDGFSIAGASTFLPKFMQYQYGLSPGLAAMVVGLIVVPCGGGGTFIGGYITKRLKLTRSGVIRMFLMAQSINVPCILAFFFYCDNPQFTGITVPYSKTDSLDGSLLDSCNQDCHCLDFKFNPVCGSDGQTYFSPCHAGCIDSTVSTGQITNYTSCACVNGDNPMVFKTPCSPGCNSMIGFIVVISLSMFCTFMAAMPNVVATLRSVEPVHRSLALGIESIVSRVLGTIPGPVILGSIIDYACLLWEKRECHEDAGSCQFYDNYSMAMAMFLALVVVKILSVVAFAFALFFSQRSHIKDEVD; from the exons ATGGACTTGGCTGATATCGCAGAAGGGGGCATTACCAATCCGGCGTTTTTGGATCCCCAAGAAAGTCCaaaagggaggaaaaaagTCGACCGATTTGGAATCGCGGAAAATCGAGTCCAGCCCACCACGATCGAGGACGTGGTTGAggaagaaaatcaattgattAAGAACAACTGCAATCTGTTCAGGCTCATTCCATTGCCTTGCTTTCGTATATTTCTCAAGCCCCAATGGATCCTCGTGTTCCTCTGCTGGGCCTCAACCATTCAA gGTATGGTAGTCAACGGATGCGTGAATGTGGTTATATCCACAATTGAGAAACGTTTTGGTCTCCAATCCGCTTTGAGCGGGCTGATCGCTGGAAGTTACGATATCGGCTCCATGCTCGCAGTCATCCCCGTCACGTATTTTGGGGGGCGTCTCGGATCCTCCAAACCTCG ATACATTTCATCAGGGCTTTTATTGATGGGTCTTGGTTCTCTTGTGTTTGCACTGCCTCACTTTTTAACCGATCGATATGAGTTTGAAGTTGATGCCGATGGATTAGCCAACCCATTGGACTTTTGCACTCCAGGAGACAAGGACACGGGCAAATGCGATGCGAAAAAGTTTGTTTCCGACTTGTCCAATTTTAAGTACTTTTTCCTGCTTGGACAATTCCTTCACGGTGTGGGAGCGGCTCCCCTTATTACTCTGGGCACCACTCTCTTGGACGACTCTGTGAGCAAGAAGAGTTCACCACTCTACATTGGTATTTTCCAG ACCATGTTTGTGATTGGACCGGCTATTGGTTTCATCATGGGTGGACACTTCTTGGGTTCATACACGGACTTCGATGTCCTCGATTCGGACGAAGTGATCCAAATCACAGCCCAAAGCCCCCTCTGGATTGGAGCCTGGTGGGTGGGATTCGTGATAGCGTGGGTTTGTGCCTGGTCATGTGCTCTCTTTTTGGGCTGTTATCCCGGCGTTTTGCCGGGATCAGAACATCACAACGAAGTGAAAGACTCGGATGGGTTCTCGACCctgaagcaattaccaaaggcGATTTATGTGTTACTCACTAACCCTACTTATATGTTCATCAACTTGGGGAGTGCCATGGATGGGTTCTCAATTGCTGGTGCCTCCACGTTCTTGCCAAA ATTCATGCAATATCAATACGGCCTAAGCCCGGGCTTGGCCGCCATGGTCGTTGGCTTGATTGTAGTTCCTTGTGGCGGAGGTGGAACCTTCATTGGTGGTTACATCACCAAACGCTTAAAACTCACCCGTTCGGGAGTGATCAGAATGTTTCTGATGGCTCAATCGATTAATGTCCCTTGCATTCTGGCCTTCTTTTTCTATTGCGATAATCCGCAATTTACCGGGATAACCGTCCCCTATTCAAAAACCGATTCTTTAGATGGATCTCTGCTTGACTCTTGTAACCAAGACTGCCATTGCTTGGACTTCAAATTCAATCCAGTATGCGGCAGTGACGGCCAGACCTATTTCAGTCCGTGTCATGCGGGTTGCATTGATTCCACGGTCTCAACGGGTCAAATCACAAATTATACCTCATGTGCCTGTGTCAATGGAGACAATCCGATGGTTTTCAAAACTCCTTGTTCGCCCGGATGCAATTCGATGATTGGCTTCATCGTGGTCATAAGTCTCTCCATGTTTTGTACCTTCATGGCAGCCATGCCTAACGTTGTTGCTACCTTACGGTCAGTAGAGCCCGTTCATCGCTCTTTAGCATTGGGCATCGAGAGCATCGTCTCGCG agTCCTAGGGACAATCCCTGGTCCTGTGATCTTAGGATCAATCATAGACTATGCATGTCTCCTTTGGGAAAAGCGAGAATGCCACGAAGATGCGGGGAGCTGTCAATTTTATGATAACTACAGTATGGCCATGGCCATGTTCCTAGCCCTCGTGGTGGTTAAAATTCTAAGCGTGGTGGCATTCGCTTTCGCCTTATTCTTCAGCCAGCGATCTCATATCAAAGATGAAGTGGATTAA
- the LOC131877896 gene encoding uncharacterized protein LOC131877896, whose product MTKKSEYPPQGGECWICCSVFISLLLVVLSAVTMIYGTVIVYIPSLQVLNSDLKNGFVCTTMSSQMNLRGAENCQGWSTCEEWCLGVSPESCNHLQVSVRTNGATIQPLSCQDVTNHTCQTLHDLTEVDCKQYVANEEALGKRCAHYDEVVLSCEAGICKNISAIYQCSYQSKLDDIKKAQNGDGECSCVKCRQPNGGRYLGKCHPLIEYCLSDEGRQNGTSAAVCQEKGCFNCWNLCSAKKECFDMKVRSDSTLIGRDQFGRPLLKYYACIEGHCEEIYNLSCKRRCEDIKIDPSKTNYILLHGEKLFQARCSKIQVNETETLELKPDQLLVVTCSRTIVKDQAVIGEDCVNGTFLEERQPFNYSTLVHQFLSQVSKVGGIPSEIELIAKPSTRLQVNLEGCVNTLRDECVDFFSKFGQDGRNSTARSIFPCFYDTDSPARAVVDYNKDATFTFLVLFSTIPCAIFLLSCFYCCFCNKLVHVAEDGRLRLRFKGNYYSGIGRVNSHLKFDKRQ is encoded by the coding sequence atgacaaagaaatcCGAATATCCCCCTCAAGGTGGAGAGTGTTGGATATGCTGCAGTGTCTTTATTTCCCTTTTGTTGGTGGTTCTCTCTGCAGTAACCATGATCTATGGAACTGTGATCGTGTACATCCCATCACTGCAAGTGCTGAACTCTGATCTGAAGAACGGCTTCGTGTGCACCACTATGAGCTCCCAAATGAATCTTCGAGGAGCTGAAAATTGTCAGGGTTGGTCTACGTGCGAAGAATGGTGTTTGGGCGTGTCTCCGGAGAGTTGCAACCATTTGCAAGTATCCGTTCGAACGAACGGGGCTACTATCCAGCCTTTAAGTTGTCAAGATGTAACGAATCACACATGCCAGACCCTCCATGACTTGACCGAGGTAGATTGCAAACAATATGTAGCGAACGAGGAAGCTTTGGGCAAGAGGTGTGCCCATTACGACGAAGTTGTACTCTCATGCGAGGCaggcatttgcaaaaacatcAGTGCCATCTATCAATGCTCGTACCAATCGAAGTTGGATGATATCAAAAAGGCCCAAAACGGGGATGGGGAATGCTCGTGTGTGAAATGTCGACAACCGAATGGTGGGCGCTATTTGGGGAAATGCCACCCGCTTATTGAGTATTGCTTGAGTGATGAAGGCCGTCAAAACGGTACTTCTGCAGCAGTTTGCCAGGAGAAAGGATGCTTTAATTGTTGGAACTTGTGCTCCGCCAAAAAAGAATGCTTTGACATGAAAGTCCGGAGTGACTCGACCTTGATTGGGCGGGATCAATTTGGCCGACCCTTGTTGAAATATTACGCATGTATAGAAGGCCACTGTGAGGAGATCTACAATTTATCATGTAAAAGACGGTGCGAAGACATCAAGATTGACCCCTCGAAGACGAACTATATTTTGCTCCACGGCGAGAAACTGTTTCAAGCTCGATGCTCCAAAATTCAGGTCAATGAAACAGAGACTTTGGAGTTGAAACCGGACCAATTGCTGGTTGTGACGTGTTCAAGAACCATAGTTAAAGACCAAGCAGTCATTGGGGAGGATTGTGTGAATGGTACTTTCTTGGAAGAGAGACAACCATTCAACTATTCGACACTTGTCCATCAGTTTTTGAGTCAGGTTTCAAAGGTTGGAGGTATCCCCAGTGAAATCGAGCTCATTGCAAAACCTTCAACCCGATTGCAAGTCAACCTTGAAGGGTGCGTCAATACGTTACGAGATGAATGTGTcgatttcttctccaaatttggccaagacgGAAGAAATTCCACGGCTAGAAGCATTTTCCCGTGCTTCTACGATACCGACAGCCCCGCAAGAGCGGTCGTGGACTATAATAAAGATGCCACCTTCACATTTCTGGTGCTTTTTTCTACCATTCCTTGTGCCATATTCCTGCTTTCGTGTTTTTATTGCTGTTTCTGCAATAAGTTAGTCCATGTGGCGGAGGATGGTCGCTTACGACTCCGCTTCAAGGGCAATTACTACTCGGGGATCGGCAGGGTCAATTCTCATctaaaatttgacaaaagacAATAA
- the LOC131877822 gene encoding protein O-mannosyl-transferase TMTC4-like translates to MASLVSFRRRGWICVALIGLLVPGPFWPALSNGSEFVFDDIPAILKNSDVTSQSVNLSRIFHNDFWGDPLKSARSHKSYRPLTVLLFRLIVHLFGFNVKVFRSINLLLHTLNSVLVFMIARRWLFHLKAALFAALLFAWHPVHVESIMAGVGLADVTYSGLCLWAIFLCQNQGPICSMVEISGLSILTLGAMFFKEPGIMLPSLVLINGFCLDPRRRPIVYQVRVWLWKAIAFLIITLMCLAMRLKIMNFKQPSFKLEDNPAIFMNSFQARALNHAYHHALNAWLLLCPDWLCFDWSMGCLTPIFSCLDIRCLFISLFWVYLANILVMIWISNHRNSKCIISATGLSIASFLPASNVFFNVGFVIAERNLYLPSVGSCLIVALATQNIPIKRLAPYFQIIQLFMLVIFGLRCSQRSLDWKSELGLFQSGLRVCPNNAKVHYNIAKRLADQDKDHMSLLQYERALQLHPKYEHALNNLGNLYRKMKKPAKALEFLERAVAINPEFSTAWMNLGVTQAQIGALLEAERSYHQALEYRSDYPDCHFNLGNLYLKMKNLDRASKCFERAIFLNPEHKSAWANLILLKDEQKLWDDAEHLAKSATARFPEESDFPFHLANLYGKIDRFEKAEQLFLSALTLAENPNTSNGRNRGLYHNNLGVLYHRWKKYRLAAQHYEMALVLDANNFNTKQNLESIQKFL, encoded by the coding sequence ATGGCGTCCCTGGTCAGTTTCCGTAGACGGGGGTGGATATGTGTGGCCTTGATTGGACTTCTAGTTCCTGGGCCGTTTTGGCCCGCCCTCTCAAATGGGTCGGAATTTGTCTTCGACGATATTCCGGCCATTCTCAAGAATTCTGATGTAACCAGCCAGTCGGTAAATTTAAGCCGAATCTTCCACAATGATTTCTGGGGTGATCCTTTGAAGAGTGCCCGAAGTCACAAGTCCTATCGGCCTTTGACGGTTCTACTCTTTCGGCTCATCGTTCACCTCTTCGGATTCAATGTCAAAGTCTTTCGATCGATTAATCTTTTACTGCACACTTTAAACTCAGTCTTGGTCTTTATGATAGCTCGTCGATGGCTGTTTCATCTCAAGGCGGCTCTTTTTGCTGCCCTACTCTTCGCCTGGCACCCCGTACACGTGGAGTCCATCATGGCCGGGGTAGGTTTGGCGGATGTAACGTACAGTGGCCTCTGCTTGTGGGCCATATTTTTGTGTCAGAACCAAGGGCCAATTTGCTCAATGGTCGAGATCTCTGGACTATCAATACTCACTTTGGGTGCCATGTTCTTCAAAGAACCGGGCATCATGTTGCCTTCTTTGGTGCTCATTAACGGATTTTGTCTAGACCCCAGACGGCGACCCATTGTCTATCAAGTTCGCGTGTGGCTCTGGAAGGCGATCGCATTTCTTATTATCACTCTAATGTGTCTAGCCATGCGGCTGAAGATCATGAACTTCAAACAACCCTCTTTCAAACTGGAGGATAACCCTGCAATTTTCATGAATTCCTTTCAGGCTCGAGCTCTGAATCACGCCTACCACCACGCCCTCAATGCTTGGCTTCTTCTCTGCCCTGATTGGCTTTGCTTTGATTGGTCCATGGGTTGTCTCACCCCCATTTTTTCTTGTCTAGATATTCGTTGCCTCTTCATCTCATTATTTTGGGTGTATCTCGCCAATATTCTTGTGATGATATGGATCTCGAACCACCGAAACAGCAAGTGTATCATAAGCGCCACTGGATTGTCGATTGCTTCCTTTTTACCAGCGTCCAATGTTTTCTTCAACGTGGGGTTTGTCATCGCTGAGCGAAACCTTTACTTGCCATCTGTGGGGTCCTGCCTCATTGTTGCTTTAGCCACTCAAAACATCCCCATCAAAAGATTAGCACCTTATTTCCAAATTATTCAGCTCTTCATGCTTGTTATTTTCGGTCTTCGATGCTCGCAACGCTCTCTTGATTGGAAAAGCGAATTAGGATTGTTCCAAAGTGGTCTCCGTGTGTGTCCCAATAATGCCAAAGTACACTACAATATTGCCAAGCGACTGGCTGATCAAGACAAGGATCATATGTCTCTTCTGCAATACGAGCGTGCTCTTCAGCTCCATCCGAAATACGAGCATGCTCTCAATAATCTAGGGAATCTTTAccgaaaaatgaaaaaaccAGCGAAAGCCTTGGAGTTTTTAGAGCGAGCTGTGGCTATCAACCCCGAGTTTTCGACCGCTTGGATGAATCTTGGCGTGACGCAAGCCCAAATTGGAGCCCTCCTCGAAGCTGAAAGAAGTTACCACCAGGCTCTTGAATATCGATCCGACTATCCAGACTGCCATTTCAATCTAGGCAATCTCTACCttaaaatgaagaatttggaTCGTGCTTCTAAATGTTTCGAACGAGCAATCTTTTTAAACCCCGAACATAAGTCTGCTTGGGCCAATCTGATTTTATTGAAAGACGAACAAAAACTTTGGGACGATGCGGAACATTTGGCCAAATCAGCGACTGCGCGATTCCCTGAGGAATCAgactttccttttcatctggCCAATCTATATGGgaagatagatagatttgaAAAAGCTGAACAATTATTCCTCTCAGCCTTAACCTTGGCAGAAAATCCAAATACCTCCAATGGAAGGAATAGAGGTCTCTATCACAACAATTTAGGCGTTCTCTATCACCGTTGGAAAAAGTACCGCCTAGCGGCTCAGCATTATGAAATGGCTTTGGTCCTTGACGCTAACAACTTTAATACCAAACAAAACCTGGAgagcattcaaaaatttctgtAG